A section of the Agrobacterium tumefaciens genome encodes:
- a CDS encoding phosphodiesterase, whose translation MKIIQITDTHLLPPGIAINGVDPEKQLRAAIADIVEKHADADLLVMTGDLCNYGEPEAYELLRDILAPVSIPTRLMLGNHDRRPEFVAAFPEQPRDDNGYIQSFIDTDFGRLLFLDSHEADVIGGIYGADRLAWLGSALESAGDLPVTVFIHHPPMDCGIRHFEHIGMHDDGAVMRRLAAHPAGVRHIIFGHIHVPMAGTTAEGIAYSSGQACAHRFITDIDVVDPLWTGGNPCYRVISLGAFGLRAYDAEVGQAVLGQAPVCEGP comes from the coding sequence ATGAAGATCATCCAGATCACCGATACCCATCTTCTGCCGCCCGGCATCGCGATAAACGGCGTCGACCCGGAAAAGCAGCTGCGCGCGGCAATCGCCGATATCGTCGAAAAACACGCCGATGCCGATCTTCTCGTCATGACAGGCGATCTTTGCAATTACGGCGAGCCGGAGGCCTATGAGCTGCTGCGTGATATCCTTGCGCCCGTCTCCATTCCCACGAGGTTGATGCTCGGCAATCATGATCGCCGTCCTGAATTCGTGGCGGCCTTTCCGGAACAGCCGCGCGACGATAACGGCTATATCCAGTCCTTCATCGATACGGATTTCGGTCGCCTTCTGTTTCTCGACAGCCACGAAGCCGATGTGATCGGCGGCATCTATGGCGCGGATCGTCTGGCATGGCTGGGGAGTGCGCTGGAAAGCGCGGGCGATCTGCCGGTGACGGTGTTCATTCATCACCCGCCGATGGATTGCGGCATCCGCCATTTCGAACATATCGGCATGCATGATGATGGTGCTGTCATGCGCCGGCTCGCCGCTCACCCGGCCGGTGTGCGTCACATCATCTTTGGCCATATCCATGTGCCGATGGCAGGTACGACCGCGGAGGGCATTGCCTATAGTTCCGGTCAGGCCTGCGCCCATCGTTTCATCACGGATATTGATGTTGTCGATCCGCTGTGGACGGGTGGTAATCCCTGTTACCGGGTCATAAGCCTTGGTGCATTCGGCCTGCGTGCCTATGACGCGGAAGTTGGGCAGGCCGTTCTGGGCCAGGCGCCCGTTTGCGAAGGCCCCTGA
- a CDS encoding ABC transporter ATP-binding protein yields MTPQSLELSGIGKGFGADDVLKEIDLSIRPGEFLSLVGMSGCGKSTLLRIIAGLESPDRGSISIGGQDVTDIDPSDRNLAMVFQSYALYPHMSVRQNIATPLRMRRLPLAARLPLVGRFAAPAETLKQIDAAVEQAAETLQIAHLLDRKPAQLSGGQRQRVALARALVRSPAAFLMDEPLSNLDAKLRAHMREELAGLHRRLGATFIYVTHDQIEAMTMSDRIALMSEGRIEQLGTPDELYRKPATLTVARFIGTPSINLLPVEIDTQGKVTAFGRDLGLEGAGRDAGPATLGLRAEDLRPGTEGFAVRVVRSETHGADRYVSCRLLNDETVAVTLRQGAGEALGADANGVLTLGFAPDRAHLFAADGLRRKVIVRERVPA; encoded by the coding sequence ATGACGCCACAATCACTTGAGCTTTCGGGAATCGGCAAGGGCTTTGGCGCTGACGATGTTCTGAAAGAGATCGACCTCTCCATCCGTCCGGGAGAGTTTTTGTCCCTCGTCGGCATGTCGGGCTGCGGCAAGTCCACGCTGCTGCGCATCATCGCAGGTCTGGAATCACCGGATCGCGGTTCGATCTCGATCGGTGGACAGGATGTGACCGACATCGATCCCAGCGATCGTAATCTCGCGATGGTGTTCCAGTCCTATGCGCTTTATCCGCATATGAGCGTGCGCCAGAATATTGCGACGCCGTTGCGCATGCGGCGTCTGCCCTTGGCGGCCCGCCTGCCGCTGGTGGGGCGGTTCGCAGCGCCGGCAGAAACATTGAAGCAGATCGATGCGGCCGTTGAGCAGGCGGCCGAGACGCTGCAGATCGCGCATTTGCTGGATCGCAAGCCGGCGCAGCTTTCCGGTGGCCAGCGCCAGCGTGTGGCGCTTGCGCGGGCGCTGGTGCGTTCGCCCGCAGCCTTCCTGATGGATGAGCCGCTTTCCAACCTCGACGCCAAGCTCCGCGCCCACATGCGTGAGGAACTGGCGGGCCTGCATCGCCGGCTCGGGGCAACCTTCATCTATGTCACTCACGACCAGATCGAAGCCATGACCATGTCCGACCGCATCGCCTTGATGTCGGAAGGCCGCATCGAACAGCTGGGCACGCCGGACGAGCTTTATCGCAAGCCCGCCACACTGACCGTCGCCCGCTTCATCGGCACACCATCGATCAACCTGCTACCGGTCGAAATCGATACGCAGGGTAAGGTCACGGCGTTTGGACGCGATCTCGGCCTGGAGGGTGCGGGCCGCGATGCCGGCCCGGCGACGCTCGGCCTTCGCGCCGAAGATTTGCGTCCGGGCACGGAGGGCTTCGCCGTGCGTGTGGTGCGCAGCGAAACGCACGGCGCCGACCGTTACGTGAGCTGCCGCCTGCTGAACGACGAGACTGTCGCCGTCACCTTGCGGCAGGGGGCGGGCGAGGCGTTGGGTGCCGACGCCAATGGCGTTTTGACTCTCGGCTTTGCGCCGGATCGTGCGCATCTTTTCGCAGCCGATGGCCTGCGTCGCAAGGTGATAGTGCGCGAACGGGTGCCGGCATGA
- a CDS encoding carbohydrate ABC transporter permease translates to MAAFRKYLPHLVLALGAFVMLLPFYWMALTSIRSPAEIFDVSLWPVPQKFDAVDNYARAAGQVPMARFMLNGVIVCGGILVVQILTSVPTAYALAKLRFPGRKLLLSLVIAALCVPIQALALPLFVGLAKTQLLNTYFAMMMPFFLSVFAIFLFNQSFRSYPDEIIEAARMDGFSEMEICWGLVLRGSLPSLAAFSIFSLVAHWNDLYWPMIVISDTNLAPPPLGMMLFADVESGANYGALMAGATLITAPMVLCFLLARRHFIAGITMTGVK, encoded by the coding sequence ATGGCCGCGTTCCGCAAATATCTCCCGCATCTCGTGCTTGCGCTCGGTGCTTTCGTAATGCTCCTGCCGTTCTATTGGATGGCGCTGACCTCGATCCGCTCGCCTGCTGAAATATTCGACGTCTCCCTGTGGCCGGTTCCGCAAAAGTTCGACGCTGTCGATAACTATGCCCGGGCGGCAGGGCAGGTGCCGATGGCGCGCTTCATGCTGAACGGCGTCATCGTCTGCGGCGGCATTCTCGTCGTGCAGATCCTGACCTCGGTTCCCACGGCCTATGCTCTGGCAAAGCTCCGCTTCCCCGGCCGCAAGCTGCTACTGAGCCTCGTCATTGCAGCACTCTGCGTTCCCATCCAGGCGCTGGCGTTGCCGCTCTTCGTCGGGCTGGCCAAGACGCAACTTTTGAACACCTACTTCGCGATGATGATGCCGTTCTTCCTTTCGGTTTTCGCCATCTTCCTGTTCAACCAGTCCTTCCGCAGCTACCCCGATGAAATCATCGAGGCTGCCCGCATGGACGGTTTTTCGGAAATGGAAATCTGCTGGGGGCTGGTGCTTCGCGGTTCACTACCGTCGCTCGCGGCTTTCTCGATCTTTTCGCTCGTTGCCCACTGGAACGATCTCTACTGGCCGATGATCGTCATTTCCGACACCAATCTCGCCCCGCCGCCGCTTGGCATGATGCTTTTCGCCGATGTCGAATCCGGCGCCAATTACGGTGCGCTGATGGCGGGCGCCACACTGATTACCGCGCCGATGGTGCTGTGCTTCCTCCTCGCACGGCGGCACTTCATCGCCGGTATTACCATGACCGGCGTCAAGTGA
- a CDS encoding ABC transporter substrate-binding protein — MKLNRRAVMGGLALGMAFAGLAQPVLANEITLNVLYNLPGFTKFHQPLADEFMKKNPDVKINFLAPAAGYNEGQQQVLRSAVTGNLPDVYFSGYNLTAELVHTLAPRNQITDLGPFIQAEGGQAFLDKNYSPKMAALGQIDGKQYGLPVNASSPIIYINSDLVTKAGGDPDKMPTTFPELIALAKKIKALDPKFAGMSYDINGWPDDWLWQALIVEQGGKLVDEKTKTVAFDNEIGLNALKMTRQFVTEGGQNLLDWDQSRQQFGAGLTGFIFSTPAHVQTIQGLVGDRFKLKTATFPLDNKEKGGVPTGGNSAVILTQEKAKQDAAWKYLKWITGPEAQNTIVRITGYLPTNKLATGPDFLAPYYVENPNVKTASLQADRSLPWAGYPGGDSVRIWRTQRDIIGTVMRGEVTPEAGLKQIVEQTNALLK; from the coding sequence ATGAAACTCAACCGACGCGCTGTGATGGGCGGTCTGGCTCTCGGCATGGCTTTTGCGGGCCTCGCTCAGCCGGTTCTGGCCAATGAAATCACGCTCAATGTTCTTTACAACCTGCCGGGCTTCACCAAGTTTCATCAGCCGCTGGCCGATGAATTCATGAAAAAGAACCCGGATGTGAAGATCAACTTCCTGGCTCCAGCAGCCGGTTATAACGAAGGGCAGCAGCAGGTTCTGCGCTCTGCCGTCACTGGCAATCTGCCCGACGTTTACTTCTCTGGCTACAATCTGACGGCGGAACTGGTGCACACGCTCGCACCGCGCAACCAGATCACCGATCTCGGCCCGTTCATTCAGGCTGAAGGCGGTCAGGCTTTCCTCGACAAGAACTATAGCCCCAAGATGGCCGCGCTTGGCCAGATCGATGGCAAGCAGTACGGCCTGCCGGTCAATGCATCCTCGCCGATCATCTACATCAACTCCGACCTCGTCACCAAGGCTGGCGGCGACCCGGACAAGATGCCGACAACCTTCCCTGAGCTGATCGCTCTCGCCAAGAAGATCAAGGCTCTCGACCCCAAGTTTGCCGGCATGAGCTACGACATCAATGGCTGGCCGGATGACTGGTTGTGGCAGGCGCTCATCGTCGAACAGGGCGGCAAGCTCGTTGACGAGAAGACCAAGACCGTTGCCTTCGACAACGAGATCGGCCTCAACGCCCTGAAGATGACCCGTCAGTTCGTCACCGAAGGTGGCCAGAACCTTCTCGACTGGGATCAGTCGCGCCAGCAGTTCGGTGCAGGCCTCACCGGCTTCATCTTCTCCACGCCCGCTCACGTTCAGACGATCCAGGGCTTGGTTGGCGATCGCTTCAAACTGAAGACGGCGACCTTCCCGCTCGACAACAAGGAGAAGGGCGGCGTGCCGACCGGCGGCAACTCTGCCGTCATCCTGACGCAGGAAAAGGCCAAGCAGGATGCTGCCTGGAAATACCTGAAGTGGATCACCGGTCCGGAAGCACAGAACACCATCGTTCGCATTACCGGCTACCTGCCGACCAACAAGCTGGCAACCGGCCCGGACTTCCTCGCGCCTTATTATGTTGAGAACCCGAATGTGAAGACCGCTTCGCTTCAGGCTGACCGTTCGCTCCCCTGGGCCGGTTATCCGGGTGGCGATTCCGTCCGCATCTGGCGCACCCAGCGCGACATCATCGGCACCGTCATGCGCGGTGAAGTAACGCCGGAAGCGGGTCTCAAGCAGATTGTCGAGCAGACCAACGCCCTGCTGAAATAA
- a CDS encoding carbohydrate ABC transporter permease → MTAVDFSSAARTKARPRQSKADRRMIWRGLMFAAPASLLLFAIYIAPMVVLAAFSVTDYQLGSLSTRFVGLGNFIKAFQDPVFLRALVNTAIYALIVIPFGVFLALGAALLVYNRKRSRAFWEVAYFLPVTATLVAMATVWQFLLHPSLGPVNAAIKWFGFEPVAFLSNPVLLIPTMALMGVWQVLGFNMVLFLAGLTAISKDLHEAARLDGARNPIDRFLTVTWPMLGPTTMFVVVTTSISAFKVFETVAVLTKGRSGSETLLYDLYLEGFEYSNTGYAAALTTIFLAIVLILSIGQTLHMDRKVHY, encoded by the coding sequence ATGACGGCGGTTGATTTCTCCTCGGCTGCGCGCACGAAGGCGCGCCCGCGGCAGTCAAAGGCAGACCGGCGGATGATCTGGCGCGGCCTGATGTTTGCCGCACCCGCAAGCCTGCTGCTCTTCGCGATCTATATTGCCCCGATGGTCGTTCTGGCCGCTTTTTCTGTCACCGACTACCAGCTGGGTTCGCTCTCCACCCGCTTTGTCGGTCTGGGCAACTTCATCAAGGCATTTCAGGACCCGGTTTTCCTGCGTGCGCTGGTGAATACCGCCATCTATGCGCTCATCGTCATTCCCTTCGGCGTGTTTCTCGCACTCGGCGCGGCTTTGCTTGTTTATAACCGCAAACGCAGCCGCGCTTTCTGGGAAGTGGCCTATTTCCTTCCCGTCACCGCAACGCTCGTCGCCATGGCAACGGTTTGGCAGTTCCTGCTGCACCCGTCCCTTGGGCCGGTGAACGCGGCAATCAAGTGGTTCGGTTTCGAACCGGTCGCGTTTCTCTCCAACCCCGTTCTCCTAATCCCAACCATGGCGCTGATGGGCGTCTGGCAGGTTCTGGGCTTCAACATGGTGCTGTTCCTTGCCGGCCTCACGGCCATTTCGAAGGATCTGCATGAGGCGGCGCGGCTGGATGGCGCCAGGAACCCGATCGACCGGTTTTTAACCGTCACATGGCCGATGCTGGGGCCGACGACCATGTTTGTGGTCGTTACCACCTCCATCTCCGCCTTCAAGGTGTTCGAGACGGTCGCCGTGCTGACCAAGGGCCGCTCCGGTTCCGAGACCCTGCTCTACGATCTTTATCTTGAAGGTTTCGAATATTCCAACACCGGTTATGCCGCTGCGCTGACGACCATCTTCCTCGCGATCGTGCTGATCCTGTCTATCGGCCAGACGCTGCATATGGACCGGAAGGTGCATTACTGA